A genomic segment from Corythoichthys intestinalis isolate RoL2023-P3 chromosome 2, ASM3026506v1, whole genome shotgun sequence encodes:
- the zgc:56699 gene encoding gametocyte-specific factor 1, which produces MTTIKFGSSIGSCRQGGTDVGTFDEEPEINNCDPDKLVQCPFDKSHQIRVCRLSYHLMKCKKNHPQLAKELKTCPFNACHLVPKHELAQHTKTCPNRTALFTKEDGNDKWGKRDVPVMSQAQFNADMSEDWEKEIDKAAVPFIWSAELGAFTQQGPQFEAPSSLGANLRGPSSLPW; this is translated from the exons ATGACTACAATTAAGTTTGGGAGCAGCATTGGATCTTGTCGTCAGGGTGGAACTGATGTGGGAACATTTGATGAAGAACCTG AGATCAACAACTGTGATCCAGATAAACTTGTCCAGTGTCCGTTTGACAAGAGCCACCAGATTAGAGTTTGTCGCCTCTCTTACCACCTTATGAAATGCAAGAAG AACCATCCGCAACTTGCCAAGGAGTTGAAAACTTGCCCCTTCAATGCTTGCCATTTGGTCCCAAAGCACGAGCTGGCCCAACACACTAAAACCTGTCCCAACAGAACTGCACTGTTCACAAAGGAGG ATGGAAATGACAAATGGGGAAAAAGGGATGTTCCGGTCATGTCTCAGGCTCAGTTCAATGCAGACATGAGCGAAGACTGGGAAAAGG AGATCGACAAGGCAGCCGTTCCGTTTATTTGGAGTGCAGAACTAGGGGCCTTCACACAACAGGG ACCACAATTTGAGGCCCCCAGTAGTTTAGGAGCAAACCTGCGTGGACCCAGTTCTCTCCCATGGTAG
- the si:ch211-167b20.8 gene encoding protein phosphatase 1 regulatory subunit 3A isoform X1 gives MSFLTIPSQEGLFTPIKIGRSPGEADGRSVDDDDDEDDEDDEGSENVRLIPRCSPVPRRRGASIHDETAEYMRIHAALSHGKRVSFADTTGGDLVDVREFVAFDSDDEDDLARWDEERAKYGQAEREPVFHVHPDFVPPGGGALLETVRARKVCVEHVGPVEQEPLAFSGVVRVLNISFHKAVYIRSTMDNWETYFDHPAEYILGSHDGDTDKFSFKLSFAPPYVTNGSRIEFVVRYETTDGDHWDNNSHMNYVVSLLLSYEDESQETDGGRQQVRGIMRPPKDYRTCIDLDTANDEGRTANDESETFRSGSEANGGPCSVLTQPEIYREGKTMLEELDGKTQILQLPQEILN, from the exons ATGTCTTTCCTAACCATCCCGAGTCAAGAGGGTCTTTTCACGCCCATCAAAATCGGCAGGTCACCTGGCGAGGCGGACGGCCGCTCGGTGGATGACGACGACGACGAGGACGACGAAGATGACGAGGGAAGCGAGAACGTGCGCCTGATCCCGAGATGCTCCCCGGTGCCCAGGAGGCGAGGCGCGTCCATCCACGACGAGACCGCCGAATACATGCGCATCCATGCGGCGCTCTCCCACGGAAAGCGAGTGTCGTTCGCCGACACGACAGGCGGAGACCTAGTGGACGTCCGCGAGTTCGTCGCCTTCGACTCGGACGACGAAGATGACCTGGCAAGGTGGGACGAAGAGCGGGCCAAGTACGGCCAAGCGGAGCGAGAGCCGGTGTTCCACGTGCACCCGGATTTCGTGCCCCCCGGCGGAGGGGCTCTCCTGGAGACCGTGCGCGCACGGAAAGTGTGCGTGGAGCACGTCGGTCCCGTGGAGCAGGAGCCTCTCGCCTTTAGCGGTGTCGTGCGGGTGCTCAATATCTCCTTccacaaagctgtttacatccGGTCCACCATGGACAACTGGGAGACATACTTCGACCACCCCGCGGAATACATCCTTGGATCCCACGATGGAGACACGGACAAGTTCTCCTTCAAGCTGTCCTTCGCACCCCCATACGTCACCAACGGCTCCCGCATTGAATTTGTCGTTCGCTATGAAACCACCGACGGGGATCACTGGGACAATAATTCGCATATGAACTACGTGGTGTCTCTGCTTCTGTCCTATGAAGACGAATCGCAGGAGACAGACGGTGGACGGCAACAAGTGAGAGGGATCATGAGACCCCCCAAAGACTACAG AACATGCATCGATTTGGACACAGCCAATGATGAAGGTAGAACTGCAAATG ATGAAAGCGAGACCTTCAGGTCAGGAAGTGAGGCTAATGGAGGCCCGTGTTCAGTCCTCACACAGCCAGAGATCTACAGGGAAGGAAAAACAATGTTGGAAGAACTGGACGGGAAGACGCAGATTTTGCAGTTACCGCAAGAAATCCTTAACTAA
- the si:ch211-167b20.8 gene encoding protein phosphatase 1 regulatory subunit 3A isoform X2, whose protein sequence is MSFLTIPSQEGLFTPIKIGRSPGEADGRSVDDDDDEDDEDDEGSENVRLIPRCSPVPRRRGASIHDETAEYMRIHAALSHGKRVSFADTTGGDLVDVREFVAFDSDDEDDLARWDEERAKYGQAEREPVFHVHPDFVPPGGGALLETVRARKVCVEHVGPVEQEPLAFSGVVRVLNISFHKAVYIRSTMDNWETYFDHPAEYILGSHDGDTDKFSFKLSFAPPYVTNGSRIEFVVRYETTDGDHWDNNSHMNYVVSLLLSYEDESQETDGGRQQVRGIMRPPKDYRTCIDLDTANDEDESETFRSGSEANGGPCSVLTQPEIYREGKTMLEELDGKTQILQLPQEILN, encoded by the exons ATGTCTTTCCTAACCATCCCGAGTCAAGAGGGTCTTTTCACGCCCATCAAAATCGGCAGGTCACCTGGCGAGGCGGACGGCCGCTCGGTGGATGACGACGACGACGAGGACGACGAAGATGACGAGGGAAGCGAGAACGTGCGCCTGATCCCGAGATGCTCCCCGGTGCCCAGGAGGCGAGGCGCGTCCATCCACGACGAGACCGCCGAATACATGCGCATCCATGCGGCGCTCTCCCACGGAAAGCGAGTGTCGTTCGCCGACACGACAGGCGGAGACCTAGTGGACGTCCGCGAGTTCGTCGCCTTCGACTCGGACGACGAAGATGACCTGGCAAGGTGGGACGAAGAGCGGGCCAAGTACGGCCAAGCGGAGCGAGAGCCGGTGTTCCACGTGCACCCGGATTTCGTGCCCCCCGGCGGAGGGGCTCTCCTGGAGACCGTGCGCGCACGGAAAGTGTGCGTGGAGCACGTCGGTCCCGTGGAGCAGGAGCCTCTCGCCTTTAGCGGTGTCGTGCGGGTGCTCAATATCTCCTTccacaaagctgtttacatccGGTCCACCATGGACAACTGGGAGACATACTTCGACCACCCCGCGGAATACATCCTTGGATCCCACGATGGAGACACGGACAAGTTCTCCTTCAAGCTGTCCTTCGCACCCCCATACGTCACCAACGGCTCCCGCATTGAATTTGTCGTTCGCTATGAAACCACCGACGGGGATCACTGGGACAATAATTCGCATATGAACTACGTGGTGTCTCTGCTTCTGTCCTATGAAGACGAATCGCAGGAGACAGACGGTGGACGGCAACAAGTGAGAGGGATCATGAGACCCCCCAAAGACTACAG AACATGCATCGATTTGGACACAGCCAATGATGAAG ATGAAAGCGAGACCTTCAGGTCAGGAAGTGAGGCTAATGGAGGCCCGTGTTCAGTCCTCACACAGCCAGAGATCTACAGGGAAGGAAAAACAATGTTGGAAGAACTGGACGGGAAGACGCAGATTTTGCAGTTACCGCAAGAAATCCTTAACTAA